A portion of the Lolium rigidum isolate FL_2022 chromosome 1, APGP_CSIRO_Lrig_0.1, whole genome shotgun sequence genome contains these proteins:
- the LOC124682868 gene encoding leucine-rich repeat receptor-like protein kinase TDR — MAAQVPFHGFLLLLPLLTITAASSAPLPLLALLSLKSSLNDPAGALSPWTYAGAASAGATRSLSPPWCAWPGIACDAATGDIVGIDLSRRNLSGTFPTTAAALLAPTLASLNLSWNAFAGELPSAVFLLRRLVKLDISHNFFNSTFPDGIAKLGSLTVLDAYSNCFAGQIPRTIGGLRRLEQLNLGGSFFNGSVPAELGQLRQLRFLHLAGNALSGQLPRELGELALLEHLEIGYNGYDGGIPAEFGGLTQLQYLDVAAANLSGSVPPELSGLVQLQSLFLFKNKLAGAIPSSWSSLRALQVLDLSDNHLAGEIPAGFGELGNLTTLNLMSNFLSGTVPATIGELPSLEVLQLWNNSLTGRLPESLGASGRLARLDVSTNSLAGPIPSGICAGNRLLRLILFANRFNSTIPTSLANCSSLWRVRLESNRLSGTIPAGLGAVQNLTYMDLSSNELTGGIPFDLVASPSLEYLNVSGNPIGGALPDTAWLAPKLQVLAASKCDLHSEMPPFGASGCANLYRLELAGNQLSGAIPSDIGRCKRLVSLRLQHNNLSGEIPAVLAALPSVTEGSDGIVGAGSSGTVYRAKMPNGEVIAVKKLWQAPAQKETASDNAPTQRCKQDGVDGDERVLAEVEMLGHLRHRNIVRLLGWCTNGETTMLLYEYMPNGSLDELLHGPVAGKTPKARPGWDARYRIAVGVAQGVSYLHHDCLPAVAHRDLKPSNILLDADMEARVADFGVAKALQGAAPMSVVAGSCGYIAPGEQRLEHASIDTDLSSSCVFSEYTYTLRVDEKSDVYSYGVVLLEILTGRRSVEAEYGEGSNIVDWEARPKPSRKPAAKKQVP, encoded by the exons atggCCGCACAGGTCCCCTTCCATGGCTTCCTCCTCCTGCTGCCGCTTCTCACCATCACCGCCGCGTCCTCCGCGCCGCTCCCGCTCCTCGCGCTGCTCTCCCTCAAGTCTTCACTGAACGACCCGGCCGGCGCGCTCAGTCCGTGGACGTACGCCGGGGCGGCGTCCGCGGGCGCCACCCGGTCGCTCTCCCCGCCGTGGTGCGCGTGGCCGGGCATCGCGTGCGATGCGGCCACCGGTGACATCGTCGGGATCGACCTGTCCCGCCGCAACCTCTCCGGCACTTTCCCCACCACAGCGGCCGCGCTGCTGGCGCCGACACTTGCATCCCTCAACCTCAGCTGGAACGCCTTCGCCGGGGAGCTCCCGTCGGCGGTCTTCTTGCTCCGGCGGCTTGTGAAACTTGACATCAGCCAcaacttcttcaactccaccttCCCGGATGGCATTGCCAAGCTCGGCTCCCTCACTGTCCTCGACGCCTACAGCAACTGCTTCGCGGGCCAGATTCCCCGCACCAtcggcgggctccggcggctcgaGCAACTCAACCTCGGCGGCAGCTTCTTCAACGGAAGCGTCCCAGCCGAGCTCGGACAGCTTCGGCAGCTACGGTTCCTGCACCTCGCCGGGAATGCCCTCTCCGGGCAGCTGCCGAGGGAGCTCGGCGAGCTCGCACTGCTCGAACACCTTGAGATCGGGTACAATGGCTACGACGGTGGGATACCGGCAGAGTTCGGTGGCCTAACGCAGCTCCAGTACCTCGACGTCGCTGCGGCAAACCTATCGGGCTCGGTTCCGCCGGAGCTCAGTGGGCTCGTGCAGCTCCAATCTCTGTTTCTGTTCAAGAACAAGCTGGCCGGCGCGATACCATCGTCTTGGTCCAGCCTCCGAGCGCTGCAGGTTCTTGACCTTTCGGACAACCACCTCGCCGGCGAGATCCCTGCCGGATTCGGTGAGCTCGGGAACCTCACGACGCTGAACCTCATGAGCAACTTCCTCTCCGGCACGGTCCCGGCAACGATCGGCGAGCTTCCGAGCCTCGAAGTACTGCAGCTGTGGAACAACTCGCTCACCGGGAGGCTGCCAGAGTCCCTCGGGGCGAGCGGGCGGCTCGCCCGCCTCGACGTGTCGACCAACTCCCTTGCCGGGCCGATCCCGTCGGGTATCTGCGCCGGCAACCGTCTGCTCCGCCTCATCCTCTTCGCCAACAGATTCAACTCTACCATCCCGACGAGCCTCGCAAACTGCTCGTCGCTGTGGCGTGTCCGGCTCGAGTCGAACCGTCTTTCCGGCACGATTCCGGCTGGATTAGGCGCGGTTCAGAACCTGACGTACATGGACTTAAGCTCCAATGAGCTCACCGGTGGCATTCCGTTCGATCTGGTTGCTTCCCCGAGCCTCGAATACCTCAACGTCTCCGGGAACCCGATCGGCGGTGCGCTACCGGACACGGCGTGGCTGGCACCAAAGCTGCAAGTCTTGGCGGCGAGCAAGTGCGACCTGCACAGCGAGATGCCGCCGTTTGGCGCCTCCGGGTGCGCAAACCTGTACAGGCTGGAGCTGGCCGGGAACCAGCTGAGCGGCGCGATCCCCAGCGACATCGGCAGGTGCAAGCGGCTGGTGAGCTTGAGGCTGCAGCACAACAACCTTAGCGGCGAGATCCCGGCAGTGCTCGCCGCGCTGCCGTCAGTCACCGAA GGGAGCGACGGCATCGTCGGCGCCGGGTCGTCGGGGACGGTGTACCGGGCGAAGATGCCGAACGGCGAGGTCATCGCCGTGAAGAAGCTGTGGCAAGCGCCGGCGCAAAAGGAGACAGCCTCTGACAACGCGCCGACGCAGAGGTGCAAACAAGACGGTGTTGACGGCGACGAGAGGGTGCTCGCGGAGGTGGAGATGCTTGGCCACCTCCGCCACCGCAACATCGTCCGGCTGCTCGGGTGGTGCACGAACGGCGAGACGACGATGCTGCTGTACGAGTACATGCCCAACGGCAGCCTCGACGAGCTCCTGCACGGCCCCGTGGCGGGCAAGACGCCgaaggcgcggccggggtgggacgCACGGTACAGGATCGCCGTGGGCGTGGCGCAGGGCGTGAGCTACCTCCACCACGACTGCCTCCCGGCTGTGGCGCACCGCGACCTCAAGCCAAGCAACATACTCCTCGACGCCGACATGGAGGCGCGCGTCGCCGATTTCGGCGTCGCAAAGGCCCTCCAGGGCGCCGCGCCCATGTCCGTCGTCGCCGGCTCCTGCGGCTACATCGCACCAGGTGAGCAGAGACTCGAGCATGCTTCGATCGATACTGATC TTTCTTCATCTTGTGTTTTCTCAGAGTACACGTACACTCTGCGTGTGGACGAGAAGAGCGACGTGTACAGCTACGGCGTGGTGCTGCTGGAGATTCTCACCGGGCGGAGGTCGGTGGAGGCAGAGTACGGGGAGGGGAGCAACATCGTGGACTGG GAGGCCAGGCCCAAACCCAGCCGGAAGCCGGCGGCGAAGAAGCAAGTACCGTAG